The Onychostoma macrolepis isolate SWU-2019 chromosome 20, ASM1243209v1, whole genome shotgun sequence nucleotide sequence CTAATTCATAGAAACTGGTCATGTGGTCTTGTTTTATCATAATATAAACTTGGACATGTCTGTCTAAAATCACTGAATGTTAGCTGTCATTTAGCAGACTCTTTTGTTACAGTAATAACAGAGACACACCGACTGGTTGGTTATAGTATTATAATTAGTTTataaactatctatctatctctctataaataacttataattcaaattataaataaatagtgatCATTTTGTATTGTAAGAAACATAATTGCACTGCCATCTGTTTTGACTCTGAATTGTGATTTCAGGTGTCAGACAAGCTGACTGGTAGATTCTTCTGATGATTATATGCTGTGTATCCAGTGtcctttgttttaaaatttacaaTGTGATTAACACAAGTAGGAGttgtttctgtgtttgtgtcagattatGAAGAAGAGCTGAATTTAGCTGTCTATACAGTGTaattaattttcaattttaagtaATTTCAAGATTTTCAGTCTTGCCTGGtaaattaatgaatattttaCTTGCTGCAAACGTAGCCTGCTTCAAAAGTATTGGTTGTTTCATTGTGtcccctttttttcttttaaagttgTGATTATTTTCAGTGTCGTCCAGCAGATGGcagtaaaattacagtaaagcCAGAACCCGTTACTGGCCAAGTCGATGCTgcatgattggctgtttctttaacatatttttccttttttgttacatgaaaatcacattaaaactgtcttggaaaaaaaattacattgccTTCTTCGTTTATTTTTACTGCTTCTATTCAGATATTAATATacctatatttttttttacccttgTAAATCGTAAAATATGAAAACCCATcattaaaaagttataaatataaataaaactcacAGTGTGATGTCATTTCCACTGTGACTAGCCATTTTGCCACAAGTTTATCTTTCATCTTTACTACTTTCCTGTcaaactgtaattttgtcatCATGCAAAATATTGTGTGAAAACTGATTTagtttgaataaaattattttattcagaaaatattactaaaaatgCCCCCTTTACAATGCATAAATTGTAACTTATTTGAAAtgacacattaaataaatatattatattatatttactatgttaatattactatattatatttccACATGGCCAAAAGTGCttatagttgaagaaacacccaatTCTTATGATGGTTTTGTGTTTTGagagttatatttattttaattcgtGATTAGGCCAATTATTAATTGTTACAAATGAACATAATCCCACAAGGTGGTGTGCAGTAAATCTTCTTGtttgtataataaatgtaagaTTCAGCATGGCTTACAAAGCTTACAGCTGCTTGTATGGCTTTCATATGGGTTTAgtacatatttttatacatccttttattattatttttcttttttaagattTTGACTATTTGTTATTCAACCAACTTCTATATATTTACAGAAGTtggttgaataaaaaataaatcataaagacaaaacactgaaataaacactgaaaataatttaaaaaaatacaatacaatacacacatacagacaaTAACATTATCATCATTAAGATAAGGAGAGAAACGGCACACAGAGACTGTGTCTATTTTGGGTCAAGTTGCATGATCTTTCGGTGTTGTTTTTACTATTGCTGCTGTATTTGACCATGACCCTTTGCTTTCAGTGGATTCTGAAGATGGCTTAGGCACTGCACGTCCAGCAAGCCTTACCTTTGAGAGCGACTTTCTCCTGGGACAAGAACTCGAGTTTTCAGATCCTGACAATGACAACAAGATCATAGGCCTTGAAAAGTTCTCAGGTGAGTTACGTGAGTTTCTAAGCCTAACATCGGTAGGGAACATTAAAGGGTTCAGACTGTCATGGAAAATCTGGAAATATTGAGGAATTGTAGATtttcaataaaattaataattttatatagaaatttattgtgaatatatatatatatatatatatatatatatatatatatatattttttttttttaatttattttataatttaaaaatgtttaaaatatcttttataTGAAGGCTACTGCCAAATCTTGAGGATTTGAAACGTGCTGTATTGCTGGCATTTATTAGGAGACATATGTGCTCAATATGAGACATTAACTGCAAAGACTGACTTGTAACATTAGTGCTATTATGCAAACATGCTGCATTTTGACTGTCAGCAAGCAGTGTGATCTTTCATGTACAGATGGAAGAAGTGAGCCTACCGTTCTGGAAAATTTCTCTGGTTTTGGCATTCTGACAGAACATACAATTTCAAAATGGCAAATCAGGAAAAAATACACTGTGCCACCACCATTATATAAGGGTCATCAAGACAGTCATCACCATCAAGGACACATTATAATAAGGCATTtagtcatcatcatcatcatcatcatcatctcctCTCAGGGTCTTTATCATAGttgtcatcatcatcaccatcatcatcatcatctccccctcatcatcatcatcatcatcagcagGACCATTATagtcatcatcattatcattagGCTGGGTAATCATCCACCTGGGGTTTCTGAAACGGGCGATATAAAGGCCCGTTCATACTTCAGACtcacacatttctccaaattgCATGTGCATGAGGAGCTTGCAGAAGGAAAGCAACGTTTCACGGAAAGACAGTGAGCAGAAACACTATAGCCTTGTCTTTTGTTGGAGTACCAGCTTTTATTTGTTGCATTACTTAAAGTTTGTCCACTGGCTTAGTGGGTAAGTATGAACTTCAGCTGTTGatattttgtgcaaaatttgtacttttgactaCTGTAGATGCATGTGATCTTGCATAAAGGTTTACCTTTTTTGTGTGAGCATTTGTCTTTAGTAACTCGTAATAGTAAGATACTAATGTTACCGTCAACTTATACCGAAATAGTCTTTTTATCAGCCCTAAATTGTATTCGAATGCTTGCACACTATCAGAAAATATATCTATACAGCTGCATAATGTAATGCAGTTTCCTGCTGTGGTCCTGTACAGCTGACATCAGTCTGCCTGGCTTCCCCCTGGGAGACGAGGAGAGCTCCCCCTTCAGCCGCCTCAGTATGGAGAGTGACGCCGACGACCTGCGTGCAACCGAAAGCGAGCGTGAAGAGAGGGTTTCTGAGTCTGCCTTTCCCTCTTACCTCTCTTGCAGGGGCTGTGGTCAGCTCCTGGAAGACCCCCTGGGACCCGGCATGGACTTGGTGGGGCCCTTCTGCATGCGCTGCTGCAAAGGGAATGCGGATGACGTTGTGGACAGGAAGCTCTGCTCAGGCTTAGGCTTACAAGCGGAGTCTAGAGGGGGAGGGAATGAGGGCGCTGGTGGCGAGGATGATTCCCTAAAGCTCCACTCATGCACGCTCTGTGGTTTCACGTCACGCTACACTAACCACGTTAAGAGGCACATGAAGACGCACAATGGCGAAAAGCCGTACGGGTGTCCGCTGTGCTCCTACGCATCGGCACAACTAGTGAACCTGCAAAGGCATTTGCGCATACACACGGGGGAAAAGCCCTATAAGTGCAACCACTGCACGTTTGCATGCAGTTCCTTAGGGAACCTGAAGAGGCACCAGCGTATGCATGCAGCTGTAAGCCTGGGTCAGAGTGCCCCTCAGCCAATAAGTGGCAACGGTTTAAACCACACTACCGCGGGTCAGAAGGAAAAGGAAGCAGCTCCTGCCCCCACCGAAGGTAAGTAAGGTTCTGCTTTGTCACCTGaggctgatgatacatgggGCAACTTTGGGCAACCAGATGAGACACAGGGTCCATGACCGATCTAAAGTATCCAGATTTTGCTACCCGTTCTCAGtgggaaagtgcccaagcaacattgctcaaaaaaagCTGCCCAGCAAAGTTGCTCAAAAACTTGCCCCTTGCATCATCAGCCTGAAAGAACTTCGAAAAGAGAGCTTTAATTCAAAATCCTTCAGTTCCAGGTGCTGTGCAGTCTGCCCCGCGACCCCACATGG carries:
- the znf513a gene encoding zinc finger protein 513a isoform X1; this translates as MPRRKQQNPQPVKLDSEDGLGTARPASLTFESDFLLGQELEFSDPDNDNKIIGLEKFSADISLPGFPLGDEESSPFSRLSMESDADDLRATESEREERVSESAFPSYLSCRGCGQLLEDPLGPGMDLVGPFCMRCCKGNADDVVDRKLCSGLGLQAESRGGGNEGAGGEDDSLKLHSCTLCGFTSRYTNHVKRHMKTHNGEKPYGCPLCSYASAQLVNLQRHLRIHTGEKPYKCNHCTFACSSLGNLKRHQRMHAAVSLGQSAPQPISGNGLNHTTAGQKEKEAAPAPTEVPGAVQSAPRPHMGRDGNYLHALDGLRLAQQSSTGVLQSGQAASEPAPMPPMFFPFTCRLCGMALDDEDGSSAQICAKCTLEMLTKDTPGCPAERGDRVYTCAACPFLTHYPNHLARHMKTHSGEKPYKCPQCDYASAHFDNLKRHHRVHTGEKPYKCHLCDYACGNLANLKRHQRVHSGAKPFQCAICNYSCNQSMNLKRHMLRHTGEKPHKCQECGYTTGHWDNYKRHQKKHSLATDGWVKVQMPGNEEEVEDEEEV